The following proteins are co-located in the Aquarana catesbeiana isolate 2022-GZ linkage group LG02, ASM4218655v1, whole genome shotgun sequence genome:
- the LOC141126471 gene encoding olfactory receptor 6N1-like — protein sequence MRDHRKCLGRRTRTSSAVFLPQEKLRRAKHSFKQVNAEFPRALDSTNVSTKLVTEFIIYGFPSLQNLNILLFCVFLFIYLFTVTGNGIIFLLIILDPKLHTPMYFFVSNLSFLDMSSTTMTIPKMLAKFSVHNDVISFVGCFLQMYFFVVCQAAACFLLAAMAYDRYVAICSPLHYHNIMVRHVYIILAMTSWILGFASPIAMIILSIRLPFCGPNIIHHYYCDHPPLLQLACADTSLNVTVGSSLSAVILLLSFSIIVMSYVQIIRSVLKIASAKGRRKTFSTCASHFVVVNMFFLPLIFMYVRPTASYSADVDSLLAMFYTVLTPMLNPVVYSLRNKDIKDAYRKKVCCT from the coding sequence GTGAATGCAGAATTTCCTCGTGCTCTGGATTCCACTAATGTCTCTACAAAATTGGTCACAGAGTTTATCATCTATGGCTTTCCGAGTCTTCAAAATCTCAATATTCTCCttttctgtgtttttctctttatctaCCTTTTCACTGTCACTGGAAATGGCATCATATTTCTCCTCATTATTCTGGACCCAAAACTTCACACTCCAATGTATTTCTTTGTCAGCAACCTCTCGTTCTTGGACATGAGTTCaaccaccatgaccatccccaagATGCTTGCCAAGTTCTCAGTGCACAATGATGTCATCTCTTTTGTTGGCTGCTTCCTCCAGATGTATTTCTTTGTCGTTTGTCAAGCGGCTGCGTGTTTTCTCCTGGCTGCCATGGCCTATGATCGCTATGTGGCCATTTGTTCTCCACTCCATTATCATAACATCATGGTCAGACATGTATATATCATCCTAGCTATGACATCATGGATATTGGGCTTTGCAAGTCCAATTGCAATGATCATACTGTCTATTAGGTTGCCTTTTTGTGGCCCAAATATCATTCACCATTATTATTGTGATCACCCACCATTGCTTCAGTTAGCTTGTGCCGACACCTCGCTCAATGTGACAGTAGGTTCCTCTCTTAGTGCCGTTATACTTTTGTTAAGCTTCTCTATAATTGTGATGTCTTATGTTCAAATTATCAGGTCTGTGCTCAAGATAGCATCAGCCAAAGGACGTAGGAAAACATTTTCCACCTGTGCTTCCCATTTTGTGGTGGTGAATATGTTCTTCCTGCCTTTGATTTTCATGTATGTTCGGCCAACTGCTTCTTACTCAGCTGACGTTGACTCCCTATTGGCTATGTTCTACACGGTATTGACACCTATGCTAAACCCAGTTGTATATAGCTTACGGAATAAAGATATTAAGGATGCATATAGAAAAAAAGTATGTTGTACCtaa